In Bos indicus isolate NIAB-ARS_2022 breed Sahiwal x Tharparkar chromosome 19, NIAB-ARS_B.indTharparkar_mat_pri_1.0, whole genome shotgun sequence, the following proteins share a genomic window:
- the ARHGAP27 gene encoding rho GTPase-activating protein 27 isoform X6, giving the protein MLIIYLCSSGLEVDEPPEPVYVNVERQPPATLPRASAAPRGAGDSVWETHTDAGTGRPYYYNPDTGVTTWESPFEATEGAASPATSPASVGSHESLETEWGQYWDEESHRVFFYNSLTGETAWEDELEDQLEDEQEMQPGLGPSNQRPPTPETDYPDLLTSYPEEDYSPVGSFSEPGPASPFVTPPGWSCHVSPDGQTVYTNNITEEQWVRLENQHGKTYFYNPDDASVQWALPQVPVPVPAPRNSHKSNQNSETPAQATPPEEKIKTLDKAGVLHRTKIVDKGKRLRKKHWSASWTVLEGGILTFFKDSKNSAAGGLRQPSKLSTPEFTVDLKGASLTWAPKDKSSKKNVLELRSRDGSEYLIQHDSEAIISTWHSAITQGIQEMSADLPPEEESENSGVDFRSSERLGSWQEDEPRPGAAPSTPGPGGLEGDVSKVRQKLLRFLLRRPTLQSLREKGYIKDQVFGCPLAELCEREKSSVPRFVQQSIRAVEARGLDIDGLYRISGNLATIQKLRYKVDHDERLDLEDGHWEDVHVITGALKLFFRELPEPLFPFSHFRQFLAAIKLQDPATRFRCVRDLVRSLPAPNHDTLRVLFQHLCRVIEHGERNRMSVQNVAIVFGPTLLRPETEEASMPMTMVFQNQVVELILQQCSDIFPPH; this is encoded by the exons GTGGACGAGCCCCCGGAGCCCGTGTACGTGAACGTAGAGAGGCAGCCTCCGGCCACATTGCCCCGCGCTTCCGCGGCCCCTCGCGGTGCGGGAGACTCGGTGTGGGAGACACACACGGACGCGGGCACCGGACGCCCCTACTACTACAACCCGGACACGGGCGTGACCACCTGGGAGTCGCCCTTCGAGGCTACTGAGGGCGCCGCCAGCCCGGCCACGTCCCCGGCCTCGGTGGGCAGCCACGAGAGCCTCGAGACCGAGTGGGGCCAGTACTGGGATGAGGAGAGCCACAGGGTGTTCTTCTACAACTCGCTGACGGGAGAGACGGCTTGGGAGGACGAGTTAGAGGACCAGCTGGAGGACGAGCAGGAGATGCAGCCGGGCCTGGGCCCCAGCAACCAGAGG CCCCCCACCCCTGAGACGGACTACCCTGATTTGCTGACCAGTTACCCAGAGGAAGACTATTCCCCCGTGGGCTCCTTCAGTGAGCCTGGCCCCGCCTCTCCCTTTGTCACACCCCCAGGCTGGTCTTGCCATGTGAGCCCAGATGGGCAGACGGTATACACCAACAACATCACCGAAGAACAG TGGGTGAGGCTGGAGAACCAACATGGGAAGACTTACTTCTACAATCCAGATGACGCCTCCGTTCAGTGGGCCCTGCCCCAG GTCCCAGTCCCTGTCCCTGCCCCTCGAAACAGCCACAAATCCAACCAGAACAGTGAGACCCCAGCCCAGGCCACCCCCCCAGAGGAGAAG ATCAAGACTCTGGACAAGGCAGGCGTGCTCCATCGCACCAAGATAGTGGACAAAGGAAAGCGGCTCCG GAAGAAGCATTGGAGTGCCTCCTGGACAGTGCTGGAGGGTGGAATCCTGACTTTCTTCAAAGATTCGAAAAACTCAGCTGCCGGTGGCTTG AGGCAGCCTTCCAAGCTCTCCACCCCTGAATTCACAGTGGACCTGAAGGGGGCCTCTCTCACCTGGGCCCCCAAAGACAAATCCAGCAAGAAGAATGTGCTGGAG CTTCGGAGCCGAGATGGCTCAGAATACCTGATCCAGCATGACTCGGAGGCCATCAtcagcacctggcacagtgccATCACCCAGGGCATCCAGGAGATG TCCGCAGACCTGCCTCCCGAGGAGGAAAGTGAGAACAGCGGCGTGGACTTTAGGTCCAGTGAGCGCCTAGGAAGCTGGCAGGAGGATGAGCCACGGCCTGGTGCAG CACCGTCCACCCCGGGGCCCGGAGGCCTGGAGGGTGACGTCAGCAAGGTCCGGCAGAAGCTCCTCAGGTTCCTGCTGAGGCGGCCCACGCTGCAGTCGCTGCGGGAGAAGGGCTACATCAAAG ACCAGGTGTTCGGCTGTCCGCTGGCCGAGCTGTGTGAGCGCGAGAAGAGCTCAGTGCCGCGCTTTGTGCAGCAGAGCATCCGCGCCGTCGAGGCCCGGG GGCTGGACATCGACGGTCTGTACCGCATCAGTGGAAACCTGGCCACCATCCAGAAGCTGCGCTATAAGGTGGACCACG ATGAACGTCTGGACCTGGAAGACGGGCACTGGGAGGACGTTCATGTTATCACCGGCGCCCTGAAGCTCTTCTTTCGAGAGCTGCCAGAGCCCCTCTTCCCCTTCTCACACTTCCGCCAGTTCCTCGCGGCCATCA AGCTACAGGATCCGGCCACGCGTTTCCGCTGTGTGCGGGACCTGGTGCGCTCGCTGCCCGCCCCTAATCACGACACGCTGCGGGTGCTCTTCCAGCACCTGTGCCG GGTGATTGAGCACGGAGAACGGAACCGCATGTCAGTGCAGAACGTGGCCATAGTCTTCGGGCCCACGCTGCTGCGGCCCGAGACCGAGGAAGCCAGCATGCCCATGACCATGGTGTTCCAGAATCAGGTGGTGGAGCTCATCCTACAGCAGTGCTCGGACATCTTCCCGCCGCACTGA
- the ARHGAP27 gene encoding rho GTPase-activating protein 27 isoform X7 → MVDITAKLTKRQSRDLRGQVDEPPEPVYVNVERQPPATLPRASAAPRGAGDSVWETHTDAGTGRPYYYNPDTGVTTWESPFEATEGAASPATSPASVGSHESLETEWGQYWDEESHRVFFYNSLTGETAWEDELEDQLEDEQEMQPGLGPSNQRPPTPETDYPDLLTSYPEEDYSPVGSFSEPGPASPFVTPPGWSCHVSPDGQTVYTNNITEEQWVRLENQHGKTYFYNPDDASVQWALPQVPVPVPAPRNSHKSNQNSETPAQATPPEEKIKTLDKAGVLHRTKIVDKGKRLRKKHWSASWTVLEGGILTFFKDSKNSAAGGLRQPSKLSTPEFTVDLKGASLTWAPKDKSSKKNVLELRSRDGSEYLIQHDSEAIISTWHSAITQGIQEMSADLPPEEESENSGVDFRSSERLGSWQEDEPRPGAAPSTPGPGGLEGDVSKVRQKLLRFLLRRPTLQSLREKGYIKDQVFGCPLAELCEREKSSVPRFVQQSIRAVEARDERLDLEDGHWEDVHVITGALKLFFRELPEPLFPFSHFRQFLAAIKLQDPATRFRCVRDLVRSLPAPNHDTLRVLFQHLCRVIEHGERNRMSVQNVAIVFGPTLLRPETEEASMPMTMVFQNQVVELILQQCSDIFPPH, encoded by the exons GTGGACGAGCCCCCGGAGCCCGTGTACGTGAACGTAGAGAGGCAGCCTCCGGCCACATTGCCCCGCGCTTCCGCGGCCCCTCGCGGTGCGGGAGACTCGGTGTGGGAGACACACACGGACGCGGGCACCGGACGCCCCTACTACTACAACCCGGACACGGGCGTGACCACCTGGGAGTCGCCCTTCGAGGCTACTGAGGGCGCCGCCAGCCCGGCCACGTCCCCGGCCTCGGTGGGCAGCCACGAGAGCCTCGAGACCGAGTGGGGCCAGTACTGGGATGAGGAGAGCCACAGGGTGTTCTTCTACAACTCGCTGACGGGAGAGACGGCTTGGGAGGACGAGTTAGAGGACCAGCTGGAGGACGAGCAGGAGATGCAGCCGGGCCTGGGCCCCAGCAACCAGAGG CCCCCCACCCCTGAGACGGACTACCCTGATTTGCTGACCAGTTACCCAGAGGAAGACTATTCCCCCGTGGGCTCCTTCAGTGAGCCTGGCCCCGCCTCTCCCTTTGTCACACCCCCAGGCTGGTCTTGCCATGTGAGCCCAGATGGGCAGACGGTATACACCAACAACATCACCGAAGAACAG TGGGTGAGGCTGGAGAACCAACATGGGAAGACTTACTTCTACAATCCAGATGACGCCTCCGTTCAGTGGGCCCTGCCCCAG GTCCCAGTCCCTGTCCCTGCCCCTCGAAACAGCCACAAATCCAACCAGAACAGTGAGACCCCAGCCCAGGCCACCCCCCCAGAGGAGAAG ATCAAGACTCTGGACAAGGCAGGCGTGCTCCATCGCACCAAGATAGTGGACAAAGGAAAGCGGCTCCG GAAGAAGCATTGGAGTGCCTCCTGGACAGTGCTGGAGGGTGGAATCCTGACTTTCTTCAAAGATTCGAAAAACTCAGCTGCCGGTGGCTTG AGGCAGCCTTCCAAGCTCTCCACCCCTGAATTCACAGTGGACCTGAAGGGGGCCTCTCTCACCTGGGCCCCCAAAGACAAATCCAGCAAGAAGAATGTGCTGGAG CTTCGGAGCCGAGATGGCTCAGAATACCTGATCCAGCATGACTCGGAGGCCATCAtcagcacctggcacagtgccATCACCCAGGGCATCCAGGAGATG TCCGCAGACCTGCCTCCCGAGGAGGAAAGTGAGAACAGCGGCGTGGACTTTAGGTCCAGTGAGCGCCTAGGAAGCTGGCAGGAGGATGAGCCACGGCCTGGTGCAG CACCGTCCACCCCGGGGCCCGGAGGCCTGGAGGGTGACGTCAGCAAGGTCCGGCAGAAGCTCCTCAGGTTCCTGCTGAGGCGGCCCACGCTGCAGTCGCTGCGGGAGAAGGGCTACATCAAAG ACCAGGTGTTCGGCTGTCCGCTGGCCGAGCTGTGTGAGCGCGAGAAGAGCTCAGTGCCGCGCTTTGTGCAGCAGAGCATCCGCGCCGTCGAGGCCCGGG ATGAACGTCTGGACCTGGAAGACGGGCACTGGGAGGACGTTCATGTTATCACCGGCGCCCTGAAGCTCTTCTTTCGAGAGCTGCCAGAGCCCCTCTTCCCCTTCTCACACTTCCGCCAGTTCCTCGCGGCCATCA AGCTACAGGATCCGGCCACGCGTTTCCGCTGTGTGCGGGACCTGGTGCGCTCGCTGCCCGCCCCTAATCACGACACGCTGCGGGTGCTCTTCCAGCACCTGTGCCG GGTGATTGAGCACGGAGAACGGAACCGCATGTCAGTGCAGAACGTGGCCATAGTCTTCGGGCCCACGCTGCTGCGGCCCGAGACCGAGGAAGCCAGCATGCCCATGACCATGGTGTTCCAGAATCAGGTGGTGGAGCTCATCCTACAGCAGTGCTCGGACATCTTCCCGCCGCACTGA
- the ARHGAP27 gene encoding rho GTPase-activating protein 27 isoform X4 — protein MVDITAKLTKRQSRDLRGQQVDEPPEPVYVNVERQPPATLPRASAAPRGAGDSVWETHTDAGTGRPYYYNPDTGVTTWESPFEATEGAASPATSPASVGSHESLETEWGQYWDEESHRVFFYNSLTGETAWEDELEDQLEDEQEMQPGLGPSNQRPPTPETDYPDLLTSYPEEDYSPVGSFSEPGPASPFVTPPGWSCHVSPDGQTVYTNNITEEQWVRLENQHGKTYFYNPDDASVQWALPQVPVPVPAPRNSHKSNQNSETPAQATPPEEKIKTLDKAGVLHRTKIVDKGKRLRKKHWSASWTVLEGGILTFFKDSKNSAAGGLRQPSKLSTPEFTVDLKGASLTWAPKDKSSKKNVLELRSRDGSEYLIQHDSEAIISTWHSAITQGIQEMSADLPPEEESENSGVDFRSSERLGSWQEDEPRPGAAPSTPGPGGLEGDVSKVRQKLLRFLLRRPTLQSLREKGYIKDQVFGCPLAELCEREKSSVPRFVQQSIRAVEARGLDIDGLYRISGNLATIQKLRYKVDHDERLDLEDGHWEDVHVITGALKLFFRELPEPLFPFSHFRQFLAAIKLQDPATRFRCVRDLVRSLPAPNHDTLRVLFQHLCRVIEHGERNRMSVQNVAIVFGPTLLRPETEEASMPMTMVFQNQVVELILQQCSDIFPPH, from the exons CAGGTGGACGAGCCCCCGGAGCCCGTGTACGTGAACGTAGAGAGGCAGCCTCCGGCCACATTGCCCCGCGCTTCCGCGGCCCCTCGCGGTGCGGGAGACTCGGTGTGGGAGACACACACGGACGCGGGCACCGGACGCCCCTACTACTACAACCCGGACACGGGCGTGACCACCTGGGAGTCGCCCTTCGAGGCTACTGAGGGCGCCGCCAGCCCGGCCACGTCCCCGGCCTCGGTGGGCAGCCACGAGAGCCTCGAGACCGAGTGGGGCCAGTACTGGGATGAGGAGAGCCACAGGGTGTTCTTCTACAACTCGCTGACGGGAGAGACGGCTTGGGAGGACGAGTTAGAGGACCAGCTGGAGGACGAGCAGGAGATGCAGCCGGGCCTGGGCCCCAGCAACCAGAGG CCCCCCACCCCTGAGACGGACTACCCTGATTTGCTGACCAGTTACCCAGAGGAAGACTATTCCCCCGTGGGCTCCTTCAGTGAGCCTGGCCCCGCCTCTCCCTTTGTCACACCCCCAGGCTGGTCTTGCCATGTGAGCCCAGATGGGCAGACGGTATACACCAACAACATCACCGAAGAACAG TGGGTGAGGCTGGAGAACCAACATGGGAAGACTTACTTCTACAATCCAGATGACGCCTCCGTTCAGTGGGCCCTGCCCCAG GTCCCAGTCCCTGTCCCTGCCCCTCGAAACAGCCACAAATCCAACCAGAACAGTGAGACCCCAGCCCAGGCCACCCCCCCAGAGGAGAAG ATCAAGACTCTGGACAAGGCAGGCGTGCTCCATCGCACCAAGATAGTGGACAAAGGAAAGCGGCTCCG GAAGAAGCATTGGAGTGCCTCCTGGACAGTGCTGGAGGGTGGAATCCTGACTTTCTTCAAAGATTCGAAAAACTCAGCTGCCGGTGGCTTG AGGCAGCCTTCCAAGCTCTCCACCCCTGAATTCACAGTGGACCTGAAGGGGGCCTCTCTCACCTGGGCCCCCAAAGACAAATCCAGCAAGAAGAATGTGCTGGAG CTTCGGAGCCGAGATGGCTCAGAATACCTGATCCAGCATGACTCGGAGGCCATCAtcagcacctggcacagtgccATCACCCAGGGCATCCAGGAGATG TCCGCAGACCTGCCTCCCGAGGAGGAAAGTGAGAACAGCGGCGTGGACTTTAGGTCCAGTGAGCGCCTAGGAAGCTGGCAGGAGGATGAGCCACGGCCTGGTGCAG CACCGTCCACCCCGGGGCCCGGAGGCCTGGAGGGTGACGTCAGCAAGGTCCGGCAGAAGCTCCTCAGGTTCCTGCTGAGGCGGCCCACGCTGCAGTCGCTGCGGGAGAAGGGCTACATCAAAG ACCAGGTGTTCGGCTGTCCGCTGGCCGAGCTGTGTGAGCGCGAGAAGAGCTCAGTGCCGCGCTTTGTGCAGCAGAGCATCCGCGCCGTCGAGGCCCGGG GGCTGGACATCGACGGTCTGTACCGCATCAGTGGAAACCTGGCCACCATCCAGAAGCTGCGCTATAAGGTGGACCACG ATGAACGTCTGGACCTGGAAGACGGGCACTGGGAGGACGTTCATGTTATCACCGGCGCCCTGAAGCTCTTCTTTCGAGAGCTGCCAGAGCCCCTCTTCCCCTTCTCACACTTCCGCCAGTTCCTCGCGGCCATCA AGCTACAGGATCCGGCCACGCGTTTCCGCTGTGTGCGGGACCTGGTGCGCTCGCTGCCCGCCCCTAATCACGACACGCTGCGGGTGCTCTTCCAGCACCTGTGCCG GGTGATTGAGCACGGAGAACGGAACCGCATGTCAGTGCAGAACGTGGCCATAGTCTTCGGGCCCACGCTGCTGCGGCCCGAGACCGAGGAAGCCAGCATGCCCATGACCATGGTGTTCCAGAATCAGGTGGTGGAGCTCATCCTACAGCAGTGCTCGGACATCTTCCCGCCGCACTGA
- the ARHGAP27 gene encoding rho GTPase-activating protein 27 isoform X5: MVDITAKLTKRQSRDLRGQVDEPPEPVYVNVERQPPATLPRASAAPRGAGDSVWETHTDAGTGRPYYYNPDTGVTTWESPFEATEGAASPATSPASVGSHESLETEWGQYWDEESHRVFFYNSLTGETAWEDELEDQLEDEQEMQPGLGPSNQRPPTPETDYPDLLTSYPEEDYSPVGSFSEPGPASPFVTPPGWSCHVSPDGQTVYTNNITEEQWVRLENQHGKTYFYNPDDASVQWALPQVPVPVPAPRNSHKSNQNSETPAQATPPEEKIKTLDKAGVLHRTKIVDKGKRLRKKHWSASWTVLEGGILTFFKDSKNSAAGGLRQPSKLSTPEFTVDLKGASLTWAPKDKSSKKNVLELRSRDGSEYLIQHDSEAIISTWHSAITQGIQEMSADLPPEEESENSGVDFRSSERLGSWQEDEPRPGAAPSTPGPGGLEGDVSKVRQKLLRFLLRRPTLQSLREKGYIKDQVFGCPLAELCEREKSSVPRFVQQSIRAVEARGLDIDGLYRISGNLATIQKLRYKVDHDERLDLEDGHWEDVHVITGALKLFFRELPEPLFPFSHFRQFLAAIKLQDPATRFRCVRDLVRSLPAPNHDTLRVLFQHLCRVIEHGERNRMSVQNVAIVFGPTLLRPETEEASMPMTMVFQNQVVELILQQCSDIFPPH, translated from the exons GTGGACGAGCCCCCGGAGCCCGTGTACGTGAACGTAGAGAGGCAGCCTCCGGCCACATTGCCCCGCGCTTCCGCGGCCCCTCGCGGTGCGGGAGACTCGGTGTGGGAGACACACACGGACGCGGGCACCGGACGCCCCTACTACTACAACCCGGACACGGGCGTGACCACCTGGGAGTCGCCCTTCGAGGCTACTGAGGGCGCCGCCAGCCCGGCCACGTCCCCGGCCTCGGTGGGCAGCCACGAGAGCCTCGAGACCGAGTGGGGCCAGTACTGGGATGAGGAGAGCCACAGGGTGTTCTTCTACAACTCGCTGACGGGAGAGACGGCTTGGGAGGACGAGTTAGAGGACCAGCTGGAGGACGAGCAGGAGATGCAGCCGGGCCTGGGCCCCAGCAACCAGAGG CCCCCCACCCCTGAGACGGACTACCCTGATTTGCTGACCAGTTACCCAGAGGAAGACTATTCCCCCGTGGGCTCCTTCAGTGAGCCTGGCCCCGCCTCTCCCTTTGTCACACCCCCAGGCTGGTCTTGCCATGTGAGCCCAGATGGGCAGACGGTATACACCAACAACATCACCGAAGAACAG TGGGTGAGGCTGGAGAACCAACATGGGAAGACTTACTTCTACAATCCAGATGACGCCTCCGTTCAGTGGGCCCTGCCCCAG GTCCCAGTCCCTGTCCCTGCCCCTCGAAACAGCCACAAATCCAACCAGAACAGTGAGACCCCAGCCCAGGCCACCCCCCCAGAGGAGAAG ATCAAGACTCTGGACAAGGCAGGCGTGCTCCATCGCACCAAGATAGTGGACAAAGGAAAGCGGCTCCG GAAGAAGCATTGGAGTGCCTCCTGGACAGTGCTGGAGGGTGGAATCCTGACTTTCTTCAAAGATTCGAAAAACTCAGCTGCCGGTGGCTTG AGGCAGCCTTCCAAGCTCTCCACCCCTGAATTCACAGTGGACCTGAAGGGGGCCTCTCTCACCTGGGCCCCCAAAGACAAATCCAGCAAGAAGAATGTGCTGGAG CTTCGGAGCCGAGATGGCTCAGAATACCTGATCCAGCATGACTCGGAGGCCATCAtcagcacctggcacagtgccATCACCCAGGGCATCCAGGAGATG TCCGCAGACCTGCCTCCCGAGGAGGAAAGTGAGAACAGCGGCGTGGACTTTAGGTCCAGTGAGCGCCTAGGAAGCTGGCAGGAGGATGAGCCACGGCCTGGTGCAG CACCGTCCACCCCGGGGCCCGGAGGCCTGGAGGGTGACGTCAGCAAGGTCCGGCAGAAGCTCCTCAGGTTCCTGCTGAGGCGGCCCACGCTGCAGTCGCTGCGGGAGAAGGGCTACATCAAAG ACCAGGTGTTCGGCTGTCCGCTGGCCGAGCTGTGTGAGCGCGAGAAGAGCTCAGTGCCGCGCTTTGTGCAGCAGAGCATCCGCGCCGTCGAGGCCCGGG GGCTGGACATCGACGGTCTGTACCGCATCAGTGGAAACCTGGCCACCATCCAGAAGCTGCGCTATAAGGTGGACCACG ATGAACGTCTGGACCTGGAAGACGGGCACTGGGAGGACGTTCATGTTATCACCGGCGCCCTGAAGCTCTTCTTTCGAGAGCTGCCAGAGCCCCTCTTCCCCTTCTCACACTTCCGCCAGTTCCTCGCGGCCATCA AGCTACAGGATCCGGCCACGCGTTTCCGCTGTGTGCGGGACCTGGTGCGCTCGCTGCCCGCCCCTAATCACGACACGCTGCGGGTGCTCTTCCAGCACCTGTGCCG GGTGATTGAGCACGGAGAACGGAACCGCATGTCAGTGCAGAACGTGGCCATAGTCTTCGGGCCCACGCTGCTGCGGCCCGAGACCGAGGAAGCCAGCATGCCCATGACCATGGTGTTCCAGAATCAGGTGGTGGAGCTCATCCTACAGCAGTGCTCGGACATCTTCCCGCCGCACTGA